A genomic segment from Holophagales bacterium encodes:
- a CDS encoding sigma 54-interacting transcriptional regulator has product MRADDLTLDTLFDADPKGGVYRFAGERAVLLDTAALGLLRKELIDTLSLSVARGVLYRFGWAHGFRTAEAMKGAFDWESPQEWIKAGGRLHRLKGLVTFRPVPREAGALPRHFSQAIWEESYEAEQHLLHFGLADEPVCWTLTGFASGYLTAVHGRSIRVIEETCVGRGDAVCRMAGEPEEAWDEATRRSLAGLSERCLEGELARVREALRATEAKLKVRRSELTRLQIEEEHPGVIAQSPGMRRAFDLACRVARVDSTVLLTGESGVGKEVLARVIHERSGRSGGPFVAINGAALPENLLESELFGHARGAFSGAASDRPGLFEAANGGTLLLDEIGEVPLGLQAKLLRALQEREVRRVGENRNRKIDVRVVAATNRDLARDVETGHFRKDLYFRLRVIEIPIPPLRERPEDVLPLAKALLVDAARRTGAKVNGFTPEAARLLLRHPWPGNVRELANAVERAAVLADGARVDAQDLPDEIARPARGSGASGDTLADVERAHVLAILGEENGHREKAAKRLGIGVATLYRKLKEWGEEGR; this is encoded by the coding sequence ATGCGTGCCGACGATCTGACACTCGACACCCTCTTCGACGCCGACCCGAAGGGGGGCGTCTACCGTTTCGCCGGCGAGCGGGCCGTCCTGCTCGACACGGCCGCTCTCGGCCTTCTCCGCAAGGAGCTGATCGACACGCTCTCCCTCTCCGTCGCCCGAGGGGTCCTCTACCGCTTCGGCTGGGCTCACGGCTTCCGGACCGCCGAGGCGATGAAGGGGGCGTTCGACTGGGAGAGCCCCCAGGAGTGGATCAAGGCGGGCGGGCGGCTGCACCGCCTGAAGGGTCTCGTCACGTTCCGCCCGGTCCCGCGCGAGGCGGGAGCGCTACCCCGGCACTTCTCGCAGGCGATCTGGGAGGAGTCGTACGAGGCCGAGCAGCACCTCCTCCACTTCGGCCTCGCGGACGAGCCGGTCTGCTGGACGCTGACCGGCTTCGCGAGCGGCTACCTCACCGCCGTGCACGGCCGCTCGATCCGCGTCATCGAGGAGACGTGCGTCGGAAGGGGGGACGCGGTCTGCCGGATGGCGGGCGAGCCGGAGGAGGCTTGGGACGAGGCGACACGGCGCTCCCTCGCGGGCCTTTCGGAACGCTGCCTCGAGGGCGAGCTCGCCCGCGTCCGCGAGGCCCTCCGGGCGACCGAGGCGAAGCTGAAGGTGCGCCGGAGCGAGCTGACGCGGCTGCAGATCGAGGAGGAGCACCCGGGTGTCATCGCGCAGAGCCCCGGGATGCGCCGCGCTTTCGACCTCGCCTGCCGCGTCGCGCGCGTCGACTCCACCGTCCTCCTCACGGGCGAGAGCGGCGTCGGCAAGGAAGTCCTGGCCCGCGTGATTCACGAACGCTCCGGGCGCTCCGGCGGCCCCTTCGTCGCCATCAACGGCGCCGCCCTCCCGGAGAACCTTCTCGAAAGCGAGCTCTTCGGCCACGCGCGCGGCGCTTTCTCCGGTGCCGCCTCCGACCGGCCCGGCCTCTTCGAGGCGGCCAACGGAGGGACGCTCCTCCTCGACGAGATCGGCGAGGTGCCGCTGGGCCTCCAGGCCAAGCTCCTGCGCGCGCTCCAGGAGCGCGAGGTGCGAAGGGTCGGCGAGAACCGCAACAGGAAGATCGACGTCCGCGTCGTCGCCGCGACGAACCGCGACCTCGCCAGGGACGTGGAGACGGGCCATTTCCGCAAGGACCTCTACTTCCGCCTCCGCGTCATCGAGATCCCGATCCCGCCGCTCAGGGAGCGGCCGGAGGACGTCCTGCCCCTCGCGAAGGCGCTCCTCGTCGACGCCGCCCGGCGGACCGGCGCGAAGGTGAACGGCTTCACCCCGGAGGCGGCGCGCCTCCTCCTGCGCCATCCCTGGCCCGGCAACGTCCGCGAGCTGGCGAACGCGGTCGAGCGCGCGGCCGTCCTCGCCGACGGCGCCCGGGTCGACGCGCAGGACCTCCCCGACGAGATCGCCCGTCCTGCCCGCGGCTCGGGCGCCTCGGGCGACACGCTCGCCGACGTCGAGAGGGCGCACGTCCTCGCGATCCTCGGCGAGGAGAATGGCCACCGCGAGAAGGCCGCAAAGAGGCTCGGCATCGGCGTCGCGACGCTCTACCGCAAGCTGAAGGAGTGGGGCGAGGAAGGTCGCTGA
- a CDS encoding protein-L-isoaspartate(D-aspartate) O-methyltransferase, which produces MVERQIAARGVKDERVLQVMREVPRHLFVPPDQAAQAYADHPLPIGSGQTISQPYVVAFMTEQLALEGTERVLEIGTGSGYQTAVLSRLAGKVFSIEIRPELTAEATERLNAVGAANVEIRTADGFYGWPEEAPFDGILVTAAPETVPEPLLAQLAPGGRMVIPVGGFYQELKVIERTPDGFRERSVLPVRFVPFVGEAERHRGDPAPR; this is translated from the coding sequence ATGGTGGAGCGTCAGATCGCGGCCCGCGGCGTCAAGGACGAACGCGTTCTGCAGGTGATGCGAGAGGTTCCACGCCACCTCTTCGTCCCGCCCGACCAGGCCGCTCAGGCGTATGCCGACCACCCGCTTCCGATCGGGAGCGGGCAGACGATTTCCCAGCCCTACGTCGTGGCGTTCATGACCGAGCAGCTCGCTCTCGAGGGCACGGAGCGGGTCCTGGAGATCGGCACGGGCTCGGGCTATCAGACCGCCGTCCTGTCGCGCCTCGCCGGGAAGGTCTTCTCCATCGAGATCCGGCCCGAGCTGACGGCCGAGGCGACGGAGCGCCTGAATGCGGTCGGCGCAGCGAACGTCGAGATCCGCACGGCCGACGGCTTCTACGGATGGCCCGAGGAGGCGCCGTTCGACGGCATTCTCGTCACCGCAGCGCCGGAGACGGTCCCTGAGCCGCTCCTGGCACAGCTGGCGCCGGGAGGCCGGATGGTCATCCCGGTCGGCGGCTTCTACCAGGAGCTGAAGGTCATCGAACGGACTCCTGACGGGTTCCGCGAGCGCAGCGTCCTTCCCGTCCGCTTCGTCCCCTTCGTCGGGGAGGCCGAGCGCCACCGCGGCGACCCGGCGCCCAGGTGA
- a CDS encoding SpoIIE family protein phosphatase — MGADVPGAHALLATIEPASVGPALLEPVLDALLKGAGGSRGLALDAASRFHHASRGVRADPADLAELAAGLARGSAHVASYDAALLARMFGENPPEGEPPFDPRVVPLTAGDDTLAWIALERSPADPVGFASVAAHAASLLAWVRMSEKVREADFELKYRVWELESLYDVGLSIAGTLDLESLADEILMKSVSLLNARSGTLVVRPGASPDGEPQVFIRSIGTPLVDDGTVPDPVGSVLVCNRREDRPPALAAAPAEKLLAVPISSDGRPLGLLVVADKENRAGGIDDFGPADVRILSLFGNQAAIALENARLHRDAVEKEKMEREIEIAASIQRAILPTTLPAVNGILIAAGNRPTKQVGGDFFDVYPLLDGRVAFCVADVSGKGIPAALLVSTVHACIHLLVEAGASDLTGLVARINHHLARFSATRKFVTLFVAVFDPADRSLTYVNAGHNPGIWISDAGVTLLPSGGVPIGMFETAKQIETRVVLAPGDLVVLYSDGITEAGDAKDEEFGMERLTDLLEAGRALPPNVLKDRIFAAVESFTRGVAQYDDQTVLVARPT; from the coding sequence ATGGGAGCCGACGTCCCGGGGGCCCACGCGCTCCTCGCGACGATCGAACCGGCCTCGGTCGGCCCGGCGCTTCTCGAGCCGGTTCTCGACGCCCTCCTGAAGGGCGCCGGCGGGAGCCGGGGCCTCGCTCTCGACGCCGCCTCCCGCTTCCACCACGCCTCGCGCGGCGTTCGGGCCGATCCTGCGGACCTGGCAGAACTCGCCGCGGGTCTCGCCCGTGGCAGCGCGCACGTGGCCAGCTACGACGCGGCTCTCCTCGCGAGAATGTTCGGGGAGAACCCTCCCGAGGGGGAGCCCCCCTTCGACCCGCGCGTCGTTCCCCTGACGGCGGGAGACGACACGCTCGCGTGGATCGCCCTGGAACGCTCCCCCGCCGACCCGGTCGGTTTCGCCTCGGTCGCGGCGCACGCTGCCTCGCTCCTGGCCTGGGTGAGGATGTCGGAGAAAGTCCGGGAGGCCGACTTCGAGCTGAAATACCGGGTCTGGGAGCTGGAGAGCCTCTACGACGTCGGACTCTCGATCGCCGGCACCCTCGACCTCGAATCGCTCGCCGACGAGATCCTGATGAAGTCCGTATCGCTCCTGAACGCGCGGAGCGGGACGCTCGTGGTGCGGCCCGGGGCGTCTCCCGACGGCGAGCCGCAGGTCTTCATCCGGAGCATCGGCACGCCACTCGTCGACGACGGCACCGTCCCGGATCCGGTCGGGAGCGTCCTCGTCTGCAACCGGAGGGAGGATCGCCCCCCCGCGCTCGCGGCGGCTCCCGCCGAGAAGCTCCTCGCCGTGCCGATCTCGTCGGACGGCCGCCCTCTCGGCCTCCTCGTCGTCGCCGACAAGGAGAACCGCGCCGGGGGCATCGACGACTTCGGTCCGGCGGACGTCCGGATCCTCTCGCTCTTCGGCAATCAGGCGGCCATCGCGCTCGAGAACGCCCGCCTTCACCGCGACGCGGTGGAGAAGGAGAAGATGGAGCGCGAGATCGAGATCGCCGCGTCGATCCAGCGGGCGATCCTCCCGACGACGCTCCCGGCCGTGAACGGGATTCTCATCGCCGCCGGGAACCGCCCGACGAAGCAGGTCGGAGGAGACTTCTTCGACGTCTATCCGCTTCTCGACGGGCGCGTCGCCTTCTGCGTGGCCGACGTCTCGGGGAAGGGGATTCCGGCCGCGCTCCTCGTCTCGACCGTCCACGCCTGTATCCACCTTCTCGTGGAGGCCGGCGCGTCGGACCTGACGGGGCTCGTCGCCCGCATCAACCACCACCTGGCCCGCTTCTCCGCGACGCGGAAGTTCGTGACCCTCTTCGTGGCCGTTTTCGATCCGGCCGACCGCAGCCTGACCTACGTGAACGCCGGGCACAACCCGGGCATCTGGATCTCGGACGCGGGCGTCACGCTCCTGCCGAGCGGCGGTGTCCCGATCGGGATGTTCGAGACCGCCAAGCAGATCGAGACCCGCGTCGTCCTCGCGCCGGGCGACCTCGTCGTCCTCTATTCCGACGGCATCACGGAAGCCGGCGACGCCAAGGACGAGGAGTTCGGGATGGAGCGGTTGACGGACCTGCTCGAGGCGGGACGGGCGCTGCCGCCGAACGTCCTGAAGGACCGGATCTTCGCCGCCGTGGAGTCGTTCACGCGCGGCGTCGCGCAGTACGACGACCAGACCGTCCTCGTGGCCCGTCCAACGTGA
- a CDS encoding STAS domain-containing protein, with amino-acid sequence MSETLKVTLEKPDGAVAILRTDGYINNTGGEEIARQAYTLLGEGTVRLLLDLEKTKIVNSIGISILIEVLEKVLDQGGRLAFCHLTPTIEKTFQIMGLAQYARIFPSPEPALAWLRGEAE; translated from the coding sequence ATGAGCGAGACGCTGAAGGTGACCCTGGAGAAGCCCGATGGGGCGGTCGCAATCCTGCGGACGGACGGTTACATCAACAACACCGGCGGAGAAGAGATCGCCCGCCAGGCCTACACCCTCCTCGGGGAAGGAACGGTGAGGCTCCTGCTCGACCTCGAGAAGACGAAGATCGTCAACTCGATCGGCATCTCGATCCTGATCGAGGTGCTGGAGAAGGTCCTCGATCAGGGTGGGCGCCTCGCCTTCTGCCACCTCACGCCGACGATCGAGAAGACGTTCCAGATCATGGGCCTGGCGCAGTACGCGCGGATCTTCCCCTCGCCCGAGCCGGCACTGGCGTGGCTGCGCGGTGAGGCGGAGTAG
- a CDS encoding ATP-binding protein yields MEVDVLDNGHGFDPSRVSAPQIGEKLRAPHKRGWGLRIIRSLMDDVRIVSGERGTMIVMRKYR; encoded by the coding sequence CTGGAGGTCGACGTCCTGGACAACGGCCACGGGTTCGACCCTTCGCGGGTGTCGGCCCCCCAGATCGGCGAGAAGCTCCGCGCCCCCCACAAGCGGGGGTGGGGCCTCCGGATCATCCGGAGCCTCATGGACGACGTCAGAATCGTGAGCGGCGAGCGCGGGACGATGATCGTGATGCGGAAGTACCGCTGA
- a CDS encoding sigma 54-interacting transcriptional regulator — MAVRDARASESFDLRKKVLRLETLYDVSRALNVLREEQSLVDEIVARTVSLLDAERGFGVVFEDHGSPAVVATVGYPSFPGALAAASDPFVLDLCRARGPLSRTDETVLGTVAGTVAGAALVVRDRVLGVVVALDREARGGPGTAFDEGDRRFLESVAALAAPALDALRQLRALEADVDRLREENRALKGSLGIDDLLVGESAGMRRVKELVLRAAASRVGVLVRGESGTGKELVARLLHSASPRRDAPFLALNCAAVPETLLEAELFGIERGVATGVEARLGKFELASGGTIFLDEIADAPLAIQAKLLRVLQEREIERIGGRRRIPVDVRVVAATNIDLEKAIRERRFREDLYYRIRVVEIPLPPLRDRREDVPRLIGHFLSRIAAREGRRAKALTREAVARLLDYPFPGNVRELENLLEGSAALVPGDTIEAEDLQLGASRTPEGPNGSLDLATLEIQHIRRVLDSVSGNKSEAARILGINRRTLYRKNVTM; from the coding sequence ATGGCGGTCCGGGACGCCCGTGCGAGCGAGTCGTTCGATCTTCGGAAGAAGGTCCTTCGTCTCGAGACCCTCTACGACGTCTCGAGGGCGCTCAACGTCCTGCGCGAGGAGCAGTCGCTCGTCGACGAGATCGTGGCGCGGACCGTCTCGCTGCTGGACGCCGAGCGGGGCTTCGGAGTCGTCTTCGAGGATCACGGCAGCCCCGCGGTCGTCGCCACCGTCGGCTACCCGTCCTTCCCGGGCGCCCTCGCCGCCGCGTCCGATCCGTTCGTCCTCGACCTCTGCCGCGCGCGAGGCCCGCTGTCGCGGACGGACGAGACCGTCCTCGGAACCGTGGCCGGAACGGTCGCAGGGGCGGCGCTCGTCGTACGGGACCGGGTCCTCGGCGTCGTCGTCGCGCTCGACCGGGAAGCCCGGGGAGGACCGGGCACCGCTTTCGACGAAGGAGACCGGCGCTTCCTCGAGTCGGTTGCGGCACTGGCGGCGCCGGCTCTCGACGCGCTCCGCCAGCTTCGCGCTCTCGAGGCCGACGTGGACCGCCTGCGCGAGGAGAACCGGGCGCTGAAGGGCTCTCTCGGCATCGACGATCTGCTCGTGGGAGAGTCGGCGGGGATGCGGCGCGTCAAGGAGCTCGTCCTCAGGGCCGCTGCCTCGCGGGTCGGCGTCCTGGTGCGGGGCGAGAGCGGAACCGGAAAGGAGCTCGTCGCGCGGCTCCTCCACTCCGCGTCCCCTCGCCGCGATGCCCCGTTCCTGGCCCTCAACTGCGCCGCCGTTCCCGAGACGCTTCTCGAGGCGGAGCTCTTCGGCATCGAAAGGGGCGTGGCGACGGGTGTCGAGGCACGGCTCGGGAAGTTCGAGCTGGCGAGCGGCGGGACGATCTTCCTCGACGAGATCGCCGATGCACCCCTGGCCATCCAGGCCAAGCTCCTGCGGGTTCTCCAGGAACGCGAGATCGAACGGATTGGCGGACGGCGGCGGATCCCCGTCGACGTCCGGGTCGTGGCCGCGACGAACATCGATCTCGAGAAGGCGATTCGCGAGCGGCGATTCCGGGAAGACCTCTACTACCGGATCCGCGTCGTCGAGATCCCGCTTCCGCCCCTGCGGGATCGCCGCGAGGACGTGCCCCGCCTCATAGGACACTTCCTGTCCCGGATCGCTGCGCGCGAGGGACGGCGCGCGAAGGCGCTGACCCGCGAAGCGGTGGCCCGGCTCCTCGACTACCCCTTCCCCGGAAACGTCCGAGAGCTGGAGAACCTCCTCGAGGGGTCGGCGGCTCTCGTCCCGGGCGACACGATCGAAGCGGAAGATCTCCAGCTCGGAGCCTCCCGGACCCCCGAGGGGCCGAACGGCTCACTCGACCTCGCCACACTCGAGATCCAGCACATCCGGCGGGTCCTGGATTCGGTCAGCGGCAACAAGAGCGAGGCGGCCCGCATTCTCGGGATCAACCGCCGCACGCTCTACCGAAAAAACGTGACAATGTGA
- a CDS encoding tetratricopeptide repeat protein, with the protein MTKPRLKKTVLTAVALVVVGAGAAATVLARSGRDVTTTSAEAYEFYRKGLEDERRMYHKDALASYAKALELDPHFSMATLRLAGNLAGRDWERARSLVQTVSRNPGNLNERERLFLAVFEAELVGKDPKKAGELIREYVRRFPDDPEGYFRLAGVLVREGKTEEALATYERLLSLDPNQATAYNALGYHFIGRRDFVKGEDYLKRYRFLAPDQANPYDSLGELYANTGRYAEAEEHLKRALEIRPDFIPAVGHLGTLEVGRGNPEAAVSHFRRAAEMSEGWKDRQMFVGAAATALLDAGRPDDALALLDDVAATPPALSPKEDFFFRYHVVRSRAVVLALAGRVAEAESEIARLPAAPEDLDAKEKEALEKGLLGPRAALAGARGDIEEAVRSLRAVLTEEKGSKAGDFAFYPNAFRLRVRLADALVNLGRADEAREELRPVLAVNPRFAPALAVVARIEGAEGRAGDAKGSAGR; encoded by the coding sequence GTGACGAAGCCACGCCTGAAGAAGACCGTCCTGACCGCCGTCGCCCTCGTGGTGGTGGGTGCAGGTGCCGCCGCGACCGTTCTCGCCCGGAGCGGACGCGACGTGACGACGACCTCGGCGGAGGCCTACGAGTTCTACCGGAAAGGGCTCGAGGACGAGCGGCGCATGTACCACAAGGACGCCCTCGCCTCTTACGCGAAGGCGCTCGAGCTCGACCCCCACTTCTCGATGGCCACGCTCCGCCTCGCCGGCAATCTCGCCGGCCGGGACTGGGAGCGGGCCCGGTCGCTCGTCCAGACCGTGTCCCGCAACCCCGGCAATCTCAACGAGAGGGAGAGGCTCTTTCTCGCCGTCTTCGAGGCCGAGCTCGTCGGAAAGGACCCGAAGAAGGCGGGAGAGCTGATCCGCGAGTACGTCCGTCGCTTCCCGGACGATCCGGAAGGCTACTTCCGTCTGGCGGGCGTCCTCGTGCGCGAAGGAAAGACCGAGGAGGCTCTCGCGACCTACGAGCGTCTCCTCTCCCTGGATCCGAACCAGGCGACGGCCTACAACGCGCTGGGCTATCACTTCATCGGCCGCCGCGACTTCGTGAAGGGGGAGGACTACCTCAAGAGGTATCGGTTCCTCGCCCCCGACCAGGCGAATCCTTACGACTCCCTCGGCGAGCTCTACGCCAACACGGGCCGCTACGCAGAGGCCGAGGAGCACCTGAAGCGGGCGCTCGAGATCCGGCCCGACTTCATTCCGGCCGTCGGGCACCTCGGCACCCTGGAGGTCGGCAGGGGGAACCCGGAAGCCGCCGTCAGCCACTTCCGACGGGCGGCGGAGATGTCGGAGGGGTGGAAGGACCGGCAGATGTTCGTCGGCGCCGCGGCGACGGCCCTCCTCGACGCGGGGCGTCCCGACGACGCGCTCGCGCTGCTCGACGACGTCGCGGCCACGCCGCCGGCCCTGTCGCCGAAGGAGGATTTCTTCTTCCGGTATCACGTCGTCCGTTCGCGGGCGGTCGTCCTGGCCCTCGCAGGCAGGGTCGCGGAGGCCGAAAGCGAGATCGCGCGCCTCCCGGCCGCGCCGGAGGACCTGGACGCGAAGGAGAAGGAGGCCCTCGAGAAGGGGCTCCTCGGGCCACGGGCTGCCCTCGCCGGCGCAAGAGGCGACATCGAGGAGGCTGTTCGATCGCTCCGGGCCGTCTTGACCGAGGAGAAGGGGAGCAAAGCCGGGGATTTCGCGTTCTACCCGAACGCGTTTCGGCTCCGCGTCCGCCTTGCCGACGCGCTCGTCAATCTCGGCCGGGCCGACGAGGCCCGGGAAGAGCTGCGGCCCGTCCTCGCCGTGAACCCCCGTTTCGCGCCGGCGCTCGCCGTCGTCGCCCGGATCGAGGGTGCCGAGGGTCGGGCCGGCGATGCCAAGGGGTCGGCCGGGCGCTGA
- a CDS encoding SpoIIE family protein phosphatase — MTSAPPVARRRAIVLFGVLGALIALMSVADMFLPKAWDGVVPDPYAAGGIHVRAVVPGGPAAVAGIRPGDVVLGIGRRMLNTPAEAASELGRHAATDAVSYLVKRGEQVLELQVVLSPYRLGSAAYVYYALLGGLFFGLGLFVYSRSAGDAAAEVFFLLCVLFMLFFVCRLRPSSYYWIDYFVQVAGTLALFLLGAVFLHFFLLFPHRKVFRFADPRPGEEAPAPPLVFIQRFLNGSPALFVLLYTLPPAFYALQMAALQRTGDRSGLVYGAPRANWILLADYLVLGLLALAHSWWTAREKTTRRPILVLLLGVLGGIVPFVLFAVYFPSLFRDERYLAWGVVPMALVPLTFAYAIVRFRLFDVQLIVGKSIVYAILTAIVTGLYALAVVTGNALVSSQALFSSPLFAFAFGLAVVLLFDPLRRRMQAIVDRVFFRDRADFQTAFLDMSRQVVAQLDRGKMQQLLTERTADLLRLTRLDLLTPRPEDGALSDPRRGDEALPVGAALGRMLAERDSPIVLRDLEPASLDPVSRSFLKTQLGRGVRLLVPVATRGRLLGVLAAGAKKSEEEFHREDLDHLATIANQGALGLEVAALHEQLTRRAEVERDLEIARDIQMSLFPRELPKIAGIELYGVSIPAKVVGGDFYDFLPVDGGFDGRVALVVGDVSGKSIPASLLMVAAKEIVYARAMQDPEPSTVFRESNRRIYEIKRRMFVSLGYFLFDPVQLTLHYSVGGQPSPLVVRGGEVTELPHPVSRLPLGALKDTTYDAKTFWLRRGDLLLFYTDGLNEAMSVESAFFGDERLKASLVRHSAAPLSEMAEEILEDIRQFTFGAEQSDDATFVLMRVTGAKPAVTGVV, encoded by the coding sequence GTGACCTCCGCACCGCCCGTAGCCCGCCGGAGGGCCATCGTCCTTTTCGGCGTTCTCGGTGCGCTCATCGCGCTCATGTCGGTGGCCGACATGTTCCTGCCGAAGGCGTGGGACGGGGTCGTGCCCGATCCTTATGCCGCCGGAGGCATCCACGTGCGCGCCGTCGTTCCCGGGGGGCCTGCCGCGGTGGCCGGGATCCGGCCCGGCGACGTCGTCCTCGGCATCGGGCGGCGGATGCTGAACACGCCCGCCGAGGCGGCCTCGGAGCTCGGGCGGCACGCAGCGACCGACGCCGTCTCCTACCTCGTCAAACGGGGAGAGCAGGTCCTGGAGCTGCAGGTGGTCCTCTCGCCCTACCGGCTCGGCTCGGCGGCGTACGTCTACTACGCGCTTCTCGGCGGCCTGTTCTTCGGGCTCGGTCTTTTCGTCTACTCCCGGAGCGCGGGGGACGCCGCGGCGGAGGTCTTCTTCCTCCTCTGCGTCCTCTTCATGCTCTTTTTCGTCTGCCGGCTGCGGCCTTCGAGCTACTACTGGATCGACTACTTCGTCCAGGTGGCCGGCACGCTCGCGCTCTTCCTCCTCGGGGCGGTCTTCCTCCACTTCTTTCTCCTCTTCCCGCACAGGAAGGTCTTCCGCTTCGCGGACCCGCGTCCCGGCGAGGAAGCCCCCGCGCCGCCGCTCGTCTTCATCCAGCGCTTCCTCAACGGGTCTCCCGCTCTCTTCGTCCTTCTCTACACGCTCCCGCCGGCTTTCTACGCGCTGCAGATGGCGGCCCTGCAGCGGACCGGGGACCGCTCCGGGCTCGTTTACGGGGCCCCCCGGGCGAACTGGATCCTCCTCGCCGACTACCTCGTCCTGGGTCTCCTCGCGCTCGCGCACTCCTGGTGGACGGCACGCGAGAAGACGACGCGCCGTCCGATCCTGGTCCTGCTGCTCGGCGTGCTCGGCGGCATCGTCCCGTTCGTCCTCTTCGCGGTCTACTTCCCGTCGCTCTTCCGCGACGAGCGGTACCTGGCGTGGGGCGTCGTCCCGATGGCGCTCGTACCGCTCACGTTCGCCTACGCGATCGTGCGGTTCCGGCTCTTCGACGTGCAGCTCATCGTCGGCAAGTCGATCGTCTACGCGATCCTGACGGCCATCGTCACCGGCCTCTACGCGCTGGCCGTCGTCACCGGGAACGCCCTCGTCTCCTCGCAGGCGCTCTTCTCGTCGCCGCTGTTCGCCTTCGCGTTCGGCCTCGCGGTCGTCCTCCTCTTCGACCCGCTCCGGAGGCGGATGCAGGCGATCGTCGACCGGGTCTTCTTCCGCGACAGGGCCGACTTCCAGACCGCGTTCCTGGACATGAGCCGGCAGGTCGTCGCCCAGCTCGACCGCGGCAAGATGCAGCAGCTCCTGACGGAGCGAACCGCGGACCTCCTCCGCCTGACCCGCCTCGACCTCCTGACGCCGCGGCCCGAGGACGGCGCGCTGTCCGACCCGCGCCGGGGCGACGAGGCCCTCCCGGTAGGGGCGGCGCTCGGCCGGATGCTCGCCGAGCGGGACTCTCCGATCGTCCTTCGGGACCTCGAGCCGGCGAGCCTCGACCCGGTGTCGAGGAGCTTTCTGAAGACGCAGCTCGGCAGGGGCGTGCGGCTCCTCGTGCCGGTCGCCACCCGTGGCCGGCTTCTGGGGGTCCTCGCGGCAGGGGCGAAGAAGTCGGAGGAGGAGTTCCACCGGGAGGACCTCGACCACCTCGCGACGATCGCCAACCAGGGCGCCCTCGGCCTCGAGGTGGCGGCGCTCCACGAGCAGCTGACGCGCCGGGCGGAGGTCGAGCGCGACCTCGAGATCGCCCGCGACATCCAGATGAGCCTCTTTCCCCGCGAGCTGCCGAAGATCGCGGGAATCGAGCTCTACGGCGTCAGCATCCCGGCGAAGGTGGTCGGCGGCGACTTCTACGACTTCCTGCCGGTCGACGGCGGGTTCGACGGGCGCGTCGCCCTCGTCGTCGGCGACGTCTCGGGCAAGTCGATCCCGGCGTCGCTCCTGATGGTCGCCGCCAAGGAGATCGTCTACGCCCGGGCCATGCAGGACCCCGAGCCGTCGACGGTCTTCCGCGAGTCGAACCGGCGGATCTACGAGATCAAGCGGAGGATGTTCGTCTCGCTCGGTTACTTCCTCTTCGACCCGGTGCAGCTGACGCTCCACTATTCCGTCGGCGGGCAGCCGTCGCCCCTGGTCGTCCGCGGCGGGGAGGTGACCGAGCTGCCTCACCCCGTCAGCCGCCTGCCTCTCGGCGCGCTCAAGGACACGACCTACGACGCGAAGACGTTCTGGCTCAGGAGGGGCGACCTCCTCCTCTTCTACACCGACGGCCTGAACGAGGCGATGTCGGTCGAAAGCGCCTTTTTCGGGGACGAAAGGCTCAAGGCCTCGCTCGTGCGCCATTCCGCCGCGCCCCTCTCCGAGATGGCCGAGGAGATCCTCGAGGACATCCGGCAGTTCACGTTCGGAGCAGAGCAGTCGGACGACGCGACGTTCGTCCTGATGCGGGTCACGGGGGCGAAACCCGCCGTGACCGGAGTCGTATAG
- a CDS encoding dTMP kinase produces MRESRLVKIRRLKGPFVTFEGIEGSGKTTQLRHLARRLRRRGVPLLVTRQPGGTPTGVRLRRLLLHAGELDPRTELLLMFADRRQHLTETIEPALSAGMVVLCDRYTDASRAYQGAGRRIGEELVDLLHERFCGREPDRTYLFDCPPETGLARVTASRSGKDRIEREALAFHRRVRKAYLDRASREPARFRVFDGTKKPEELAALLAADFDAFLLSR; encoded by the coding sequence ATGCGAGAATCGCGCCTCGTGAAGATCCGCAGGCTCAAAGGCCCCTTCGTCACCTTCGAGGGGATCGAGGGCTCCGGCAAGACGACCCAGCTCAGGCACCTCGCGAGGCGGCTGCGCCGCCGCGGCGTCCCCCTCCTCGTGACCCGTCAGCCCGGCGGCACACCGACGGGCGTGCGGCTCCGGCGCCTCCTCCTCCACGCCGGGGAGCTCGACCCGCGCACCGAGCTCCTCCTGATGTTCGCCGACCGGAGGCAGCACCTGACGGAGACGATCGAGCCCGCGCTTTCCGCCGGAATGGTCGTTCTCTGCGACCGGTACACGGACGCGTCCCGCGCCTACCAGGGAGCGGGGCGCCGGATCGGCGAGGAGCTCGTCGACCTCCTTCACGAGCGCTTCTGCGGGCGCGAGCCCGACCGCACTTACCTTTTCGACTGCCCCCCCGAGACGGGCCTGGCCCGGGTGACGGCCTCTCGAAGCGGGAAGGACCGCATCGAGCGCGAGGCGCTCGCGTTCCACCGTCGGGTCCGGAAGGCGTATCTCGATCGGGCCTCCCGCGAGCCGGCGCGTTTCCGCGTCTTCGATGGGACGAAAAAGCCGGAAGAGCTGGCCGCGCTCCTGGCCGCCGACTTCGACGCGTTCCTGCTTTCCCGATGA